Proteins encoded in a region of the Populus nigra chromosome 3, ddPopNigr1.1, whole genome shotgun sequence genome:
- the LOC133688039 gene encoding protein PYRICULARIA ORYZAE RESISTANCE 21-like isoform X3, which produces MVETKVTTMVIKVVDLGCEKCHKKIKRVLCAIPQIQNQIYDKKANTVTITVVCCSPEKIKKKIYCKGGEAVKCIEIKLPPTPPPSPPPPPPTPPPSPPPTPPPCTCTCCEKCRRGPCCHHFCMPTVPPYCHVPCRRAVCDIWEDGCCSCRSRGYYVCRSLYVYEEYYSPTCKIM; this is translated from the exons AAAGTCACAACGATGGTGATTAAGGTGGTTGACCTTGGCTGCGAAAAATGCcacaagaaaatcaagagaGTACTGTGTGCTATCCCTC AAATCCAGAACCAGATATATGACAAGAAGGCAAACACAGTGACAATCACTGTGGTGTGTTGCAGTCCTgaaaagatcaagaaaaaaatatactgCAAAGGAGGTGAAGCTGTCAAGTGCATTGAGATCAAGCTGCCACCAActccaccaccatcaccaccaccaccaccaccaactccaccaccatcaccaccaccaacaccaccaccatGCACATGCACATGTTGTGAAAAATGCCGCCGAGGCCCATGTTGTCATCACTTTTGTATGCCAACAGTACCTCCATATTGTCATGTACCTTGTAGAAGGGCGGTGTGTGATATATGGGAAGACGGTTGTTGTAGTTGCCGAAGTAGGGGTTACTATGTGTGCAGAAGTTTATATGTTTATGAAGAGTACTATTCCCCGACATGCAAAATCATGTAA
- the LOC133688335 gene encoding microtubule-associated protein 70-5-like isoform X2, producing MVIILTTEKGRELGAAQGEIKALRATEALKDKAIEEFRNGVGKLEEKLGVMENLVESKNLEIRKITNEKKDALAAQYAAEATLRRVHANQKDDDSPPIESVIAPLEAEIKMYKNEIAVLQEDKKAMERLTKSKESALLEAEGILRSALERALIVEEVQNQNYELKRQIEICQEENRILEKTNRQKVLEVEKLSQTIHELEEAILAAGAAANTIRDYRRQISELNEEKRILERELARARVSANRVATVVANEWKDENDKVMPVKQWLEERRLLQAEMQRLKDKLAISERTANAEAQLKEKLKLRLKTLEEGLQHVSSFSVNPNASCGSPKPGKTSNILGFLTSNGGIRKRSASQPRGSTISRSSPFQQPNIETENANAAGIQNRADCFKKKSGSGENLLRKGMWVSRSKVVDSGGKENAEVKTNTDSYIDKHKNNDTTSSAETKNKVGGNEDLQNKGGTISSSEDVVSGFLYDRLQKEVINLRKYCETKESNLNAKDQEIQMLMKKVDALTKSIEVESRKVKREAAAREKEAVSAKPNKPKRFGV from the exons ATGGTAATAATTCTCACCACAG AGAAAGGAAGAGAGCTGGGGGCTGCACAAGGAGAAATTAAGGCTTTGAGGGCAACTGAAGCTTTGAAGGATAAGGCTATCGAAGAG TTCAGGAATGGAGTTGGTAAACTGGAAGAAAAACTTGGTGTCATGGAAAATCTTGTAGAGAGCAAG AATCTTGAAATCAGGAagataacaaatgaaaagaaagatgCATTAGCAGCACAGTATGCTGCGGAAGCAACTCTTAGAAGGGTCCATGCAAATCAGAAGGATGACGATTCTCCTCCTATTGAGTCGGTCATTGCTCCTCTTGAGGCAGAgattaaaatgtataaaaatgaG ATTGCAGTACTGCAGGAGGATAAGAAGGCAATGGAGCGTCTTACCAAGTCAAAAGAATCAGCTCTGCTTGAAGCAGAGGGAATCTTGCGAAGTGCTCTAGAAAGGGCTTTAATAGTCGAGGAGGTTCAGAACCAAAACTATGAGTTGAAGAGACAGATTGAAATCTGCCAG GAGGAGAACAGAATTCTAGAGAAGACGAATCGCCAAAAAGTTTTGGAGGTTGAAAAGCTTAGCCAGACCATTCATGAACTTGAGGAGGCAATTCTAGCTGCTGGAGCTGCGGCCAATACTATCCGTGACTATCGGAGACAGATTTCTGAACTAAAT GAGGAGAAGAGGATTCTGGAGAGGGAGCTAGCCAGAGCCAGAGTTTCAGCAAACCGAGTTGCAACTGTGGTGGCTAACGAGTGGAAGGATGAAAATGACAAGGTCATGCCTGTCAAGCAATGGCTTGAAGAGAGAAGGCTGCTGCAG GCGGAGATGCAAAGATTAAAAGATAAGCTAGCTATATCAGAGAGAACAGCTAATGCAGAAGCACAGCTGAAG GAAAAATTGAAGCTGAGGCTAAAGACATTGGAAGAGGGCTTACAGCATGTATCGAGTTTCTCTGTGAACCCTAATGCATCCTGTGGATCCCCTAAACCAGGAAAAACCAGTAACATACTAGGATTTTTAACAAGCAATGGAGGAATTAGAAAGAGGTCTGCATCACAGCCAAGGGGTTCCACCATCAGTAGAAGTTCTCCTTTCCAGCAGCCAAATATTGAAACTGAAAATGCCAACGCTGCTGGAATCCAAAATCGAGCTGATTGCTTCAAGAAGAAGAGTGGTTCTGGAGAAAACTTGTTGAGGAAAGGTATGTGGGTGTCTAGAAGTAAAGTTGTTGATAGCGGAGGAAAGGAAAATGCAGAAGTGAAGACAAACACAGATTCGTATATCGACAAACACAAGAACAACGATACAACAAGTTCAGCAGAAACGAAGAACAAAGTTGGTGGAAATGAAGATTTGCAAAACAAGGGAGGTACCATTTCTTCGAGCGAGGATGTTGTTTCAGGATTCCTATATGATAGGCTTCAAAAAGAGGTCATAAATCTAAGAAAATATTGTGAGACTAAAGAAAGTAATTTGAATGCTAAAGATCAAGAAATTCAG atGCTCATGAAGAAGGTTGATGCCCTAACAAAATCCATTGAAGTAGAGTCCAGGAAAGTGAAGAGAGAAGCGGCTGCTAGAGAAAAAGAAGCTGTATCAGCAAAACCAAATAAACCAAAAAGATTTGGAGTATAA
- the LOC133688039 gene encoding protein PYRICULARIA ORYZAE RESISTANCE 21-like isoform X2, producing MVETKVTTMVIKVVDLGCEKCHKKIKRVLCAIPQIQNQIYDKKANTVTITVVCCSPEKIKKKIYCKGGEAVKCIEIKLPPTPPPSPPPPPPTPPPSPPPTPPPCTCTCCEKCRRGPCCHHFCMPTVPPYCHVPCRRAVCDIWEDGCCSCRSRGYYVCRSLYVYEEYYSPTCKIM from the exons ATGGTAGAAACG AAAGTCACAACGATGGTGATTAAGGTGGTTGACCTTGGCTGCGAAAAATGCcacaagaaaatcaagagaGTACTGTGTGCTATCCCTC AAATCCAGAACCAGATATATGACAAGAAGGCAAACACAGTGACAATCACTGTGGTGTGTTGCAGTCCTgaaaagatcaagaaaaaaatatactgCAAAGGAGGTGAAGCTGTCAAGTGCATTGAGATCAAGCTGCCACCAActccaccaccatcaccaccaccaccaccaccaactccaccaccatcaccaccaccaacaccaccaccatGCACATGCACATGTTGTGAAAAATGCCGCCGAGGCCCATGTTGTCATCACTTTTGTATGCCAACAGTACCTCCATATTGTCATGTACCTTGTAGAAGGGCGGTGTGTGATATATGGGAAGACGGTTGTTGTAGTTGCCGAAGTAGGGGTTACTATGTGTGCAGAAGTTTATATGTTTATGAAGAGTACTATTCCCCGACATGCAAAATCATGTAA
- the LOC133688335 gene encoding microtubule-associated protein 70-5-like isoform X1 → MVGYGNEEQVLGGVGSEDLSLSHPDPIVLELNRLQNLLKEKGRELGAAQGEIKALRATEALKDKAIEEFRNGVGKLEEKLGVMENLVESKNLEIRKITNEKKDALAAQYAAEATLRRVHANQKDDDSPPIESVIAPLEAEIKMYKNEIAVLQEDKKAMERLTKSKESALLEAEGILRSALERALIVEEVQNQNYELKRQIEICQEENRILEKTNRQKVLEVEKLSQTIHELEEAILAAGAAANTIRDYRRQISELNEEKRILERELARARVSANRVATVVANEWKDENDKVMPVKQWLEERRLLQAEMQRLKDKLAISERTANAEAQLKEKLKLRLKTLEEGLQHVSSFSVNPNASCGSPKPGKTSNILGFLTSNGGIRKRSASQPRGSTISRSSPFQQPNIETENANAAGIQNRADCFKKKSGSGENLLRKGMWVSRSKVVDSGGKENAEVKTNTDSYIDKHKNNDTTSSAETKNKVGGNEDLQNKGGTISSSEDVVSGFLYDRLQKEVINLRKYCETKESNLNAKDQEIQMLMKKVDALTKSIEVESRKVKREAAAREKEAVSAKPNKPKRFGV, encoded by the exons ATGGTGGGGTATGGTAATGAAGAACAAGTTCTTGGAGGAGTAGGAAGTGAAGATCTCTCCCTTTCTCACCCTGACCCTATTGTCTTAGAGCTCAACCGATTACAGAACCTTCTCAAAG AGAAAGGAAGAGAGCTGGGGGCTGCACAAGGAGAAATTAAGGCTTTGAGGGCAACTGAAGCTTTGAAGGATAAGGCTATCGAAGAG TTCAGGAATGGAGTTGGTAAACTGGAAGAAAAACTTGGTGTCATGGAAAATCTTGTAGAGAGCAAG AATCTTGAAATCAGGAagataacaaatgaaaagaaagatgCATTAGCAGCACAGTATGCTGCGGAAGCAACTCTTAGAAGGGTCCATGCAAATCAGAAGGATGACGATTCTCCTCCTATTGAGTCGGTCATTGCTCCTCTTGAGGCAGAgattaaaatgtataaaaatgaG ATTGCAGTACTGCAGGAGGATAAGAAGGCAATGGAGCGTCTTACCAAGTCAAAAGAATCAGCTCTGCTTGAAGCAGAGGGAATCTTGCGAAGTGCTCTAGAAAGGGCTTTAATAGTCGAGGAGGTTCAGAACCAAAACTATGAGTTGAAGAGACAGATTGAAATCTGCCAG GAGGAGAACAGAATTCTAGAGAAGACGAATCGCCAAAAAGTTTTGGAGGTTGAAAAGCTTAGCCAGACCATTCATGAACTTGAGGAGGCAATTCTAGCTGCTGGAGCTGCGGCCAATACTATCCGTGACTATCGGAGACAGATTTCTGAACTAAAT GAGGAGAAGAGGATTCTGGAGAGGGAGCTAGCCAGAGCCAGAGTTTCAGCAAACCGAGTTGCAACTGTGGTGGCTAACGAGTGGAAGGATGAAAATGACAAGGTCATGCCTGTCAAGCAATGGCTTGAAGAGAGAAGGCTGCTGCAG GCGGAGATGCAAAGATTAAAAGATAAGCTAGCTATATCAGAGAGAACAGCTAATGCAGAAGCACAGCTGAAG GAAAAATTGAAGCTGAGGCTAAAGACATTGGAAGAGGGCTTACAGCATGTATCGAGTTTCTCTGTGAACCCTAATGCATCCTGTGGATCCCCTAAACCAGGAAAAACCAGTAACATACTAGGATTTTTAACAAGCAATGGAGGAATTAGAAAGAGGTCTGCATCACAGCCAAGGGGTTCCACCATCAGTAGAAGTTCTCCTTTCCAGCAGCCAAATATTGAAACTGAAAATGCCAACGCTGCTGGAATCCAAAATCGAGCTGATTGCTTCAAGAAGAAGAGTGGTTCTGGAGAAAACTTGTTGAGGAAAGGTATGTGGGTGTCTAGAAGTAAAGTTGTTGATAGCGGAGGAAAGGAAAATGCAGAAGTGAAGACAAACACAGATTCGTATATCGACAAACACAAGAACAACGATACAACAAGTTCAGCAGAAACGAAGAACAAAGTTGGTGGAAATGAAGATTTGCAAAACAAGGGAGGTACCATTTCTTCGAGCGAGGATGTTGTTTCAGGATTCCTATATGATAGGCTTCAAAAAGAGGTCATAAATCTAAGAAAATATTGTGAGACTAAAGAAAGTAATTTGAATGCTAAAGATCAAGAAATTCAG atGCTCATGAAGAAGGTTGATGCCCTAACAAAATCCATTGAAGTAGAGTCCAGGAAAGTGAAGAGAGAAGCGGCTGCTAGAGAAAAAGAAGCTGTATCAGCAAAACCAAATAAACCAAAAAGATTTGGAGTATAA